The following are encoded together in the Clostridia bacterium genome:
- a CDS encoding NAD-dependent protein deacylase has protein sequence MNENAIEKLQEMIDGGKRIVFFGGAGVSTESGIPDFRSKDGLYNQKYKFPPEYMLSHDCFEERTEDFFEFYRDKMISYEAKPNAAHTFLARLEEAGKLEAVVTQNIDGLHYAAGNKKVYELHGSVLRNYCTRCGKFYGVDFIKASKGVPKCECGGVVKPDVVLYGEGLDDATVRGAIRAIANADVLLIAGTSLSVYPASSFIDFFRGDKVAVINLGEGERRVSGALYINAKVGETLDKIKIR, from the coding sequence ATGAACGAAAACGCGATCGAAAAATTGCAGGAAATGATCGACGGTGGCAAACGCATCGTCTTTTTCGGCGGCGCGGGCGTCAGCACCGAAAGCGGGATCCCCGATTTCCGCTCCAAGGACGGGCTTTATAATCAAAAATACAAGTTTCCGCCCGAATATATGCTTTCGCACGATTGTTTCGAAGAGCGTACGGAAGATTTTTTCGAGTTTTACCGCGATAAAATGATCTCGTACGAAGCGAAGCCGAACGCGGCGCATACCTTTCTCGCGCGCCTCGAAGAAGCGGGGAAGCTCGAAGCGGTCGTCACGCAGAATATCGACGGGCTTCACTACGCCGCGGGGAATAAGAAGGTCTACGAACTGCACGGGTCCGTGCTTCGCAATTATTGCACGCGTTGCGGAAAATTTTACGGCGTGGATTTCATCAAAGCTTCGAAAGGCGTCCCGAAATGCGAATGCGGCGGGGTCGTCAAACCCGACGTCGTTTTATACGGAGAAGGATTGGACGACGCGACCGTTCGCGGAGCGATCCGCGCGATAGCGAATGCGGACGTTCTTTTGATCGCGGGGACTTCGCTCTCCGTCTATCCCGCGAGTTCGTTTATCGACTTTTTCAGGGGCGATAAGGTTGCGGTCATCAATCTCGGCGAAGGCGAGAGGCGCGTTTCCGGCGCGCTTTATATAAACGCGAAGGTCGGCGAAACGCTCGACAAAATCAAGATCCGATAG
- a CDS encoding GTP-binding protein, with protein sequence MQQKIVPITLLTGYLGAGKTTLLNHVLNNQKGYHVAVIVNDIGEVNIDASLLAAGGVVQEKDSSLVPLQNGCICCTLKEDLIKQIGELVLSGKFDYILIEASGICEPVPIVQTIEYIAENTKRCDMTVKLDNVVSVVDAARLAEEFAGGKSLMKEDIEDDDIENLIIQQVEFCNKIIINKTDLVSAEQLKEVEAVIRALQPEAELIEAVKGEVPLDKILGTNAFDFDVASRSAAWIKGLEEIEEEEEPEGEVLEYNISTFVYKRRAKFDTKKFIDWANNAYPKTIIRSKGVVWISRDSQNMYMFEQAGSQKSLVNAGPWVASLSKAEQQEILLMAPEVAAEWDETFGDKMIKLVFIGKDMDRAAIEAELDSMLK encoded by the coding sequence ATGCAACAAAAAATCGTTCCTATTACTTTATTGACCGGTTACCTCGGCGCGGGAAAGACCACGCTTTTGAATCACGTTTTGAATAACCAAAAAGGCTATCACGTCGCCGTCATCGTAAACGACATCGGCGAAGTCAATATCGACGCGAGCTTACTCGCCGCGGGCGGCGTCGTCCAAGAGAAAGACAGCAGCCTCGTCCCGCTTCAAAACGGCTGTATCTGCTGCACCTTGAAAGAAGACCTCATCAAGCAGATCGGTGAGCTCGTCCTCTCGGGCAAATTCGATTATATTCTGATCGAAGCGAGCGGGATCTGCGAGCCCGTGCCGATTGTCCAGACCATCGAATACATCGCTGAGAACACCAAACGCTGCGATATGACGGTCAAACTCGATAACGTCGTCTCCGTCGTGGACGCGGCGCGCCTCGCCGAAGAGTTCGCGGGCGGCAAGAGCCTTATGAAAGAGGACATTGAGGACGACGACATCGAAAACCTCATCATCCAGCAAGTCGAATTCTGCAATAAGATCATTATCAACAAGACCGACCTCGTCTCGGCGGAGCAGCTGAAAGAGGTCGAAGCCGTGATCCGCGCGCTCCAACCCGAAGCCGAGCTGATCGAAGCGGTCAAAGGCGAAGTTCCTCTCGATAAGATCCTCGGAACGAACGCCTTCGATTTCGACGTCGCTTCCCGCTCCGCCGCTTGGATCAAAGGACTCGAAGAGATTGAAGAAGAGGAAGAGCCCGAAGGCGAAGTCCTCGAATACAATATTTCGACGTTCGTCTATAAGCGCAGAGCCAAATTCGACACGAAGAAATTCATCGACTGGGCGAATAACGCCTATCCGAAGACGATCATTCGCTCGAAGGGCGTCGTCTGGATCTCGCGCGACAGCCAAAATATGTATATGTTCGAGCAGGCGGGCAGCCAAAAGAGCCTCGTGAACGCGGGGCCGTGGGTCGCCTCGCTCTCCAAAGCCGAGCAGCAGGAGATCCTCTTGATGGCTCCCGAAGTCGCCGCCGAGTGGGACGAGACCTTCGGCGATAAGATGATCAAACTCGTTTTCATCGGAAAGGATATGGATCGCGCGGCGATCGAAGCGGAGCTCGATTCGATGCTGAAATAA
- a CDS encoding class I SAM-dependent rRNA methyltransferase produces MYVVKLKKGKEKKAENHPWIYANEVQSVSGKGDQGSVCEVVSDGGKSIGFGFICHASKILVRFLSKEFVEPNEDFFRVRIEKAKAEREALGFSDNYRAVFSENDGLPGLIVDKYADHLSVQFLSLGMEKNKETIVKVLREVFSPACIYERSDSPVREKEGLCQTKGVLYGALDPELTITENGLKLKIDLENGQKTGYFLDQKQNRAAIRAYAKGRRVLDLFTNQGGFALNAASAGAKEVLAADVSETALEKVEENAALNGFTNVKPIKADVFELLREYKKQGEKFDLIILDPPAFTKTTDTVQAGYKGYLDVNSLALKLLSDGGVLFTCSCSQHLTLPLFLKMAEEAATRAGVKVKLAEIRTQSPDHASVLGLDEALYLKAAALIKCR; encoded by the coding sequence ATGTACGTCGTGAAACTCAAAAAAGGAAAAGAAAAAAAGGCGGAAAACCATCCTTGGATCTATGCGAACGAGGTGCAAAGCGTCTCGGGGAAAGGCGACCAAGGCTCGGTCTGCGAAGTCGTCTCGGACGGCGGAAAAAGCATCGGATTCGGGTTCATCTGCCATGCGTCCAAGATCCTCGTTCGCTTTTTATCGAAAGAATTCGTCGAGCCGAACGAAGACTTTTTCCGCGTGCGCATAGAAAAAGCGAAAGCGGAGCGCGAAGCCCTCGGGTTTTCGGATAACTACCGCGCGGTCTTTTCGGAGAACGACGGCTTACCGGGGCTTATCGTGGATAAGTACGCGGATCACCTTTCCGTCCAATTCCTCTCCCTCGGAATGGAAAAGAACAAAGAAACGATCGTCAAAGTCCTGCGAGAGGTTTTCTCCCCCGCCTGCATATACGAGCGAAGCGATTCCCCCGTCCGCGAAAAGGAAGGACTCTGCCAAACGAAAGGCGTCCTCTACGGCGCGCTCGATCCCGAGCTGACGATCACCGAGAACGGACTGAAACTCAAAATCGATCTCGAAAACGGGCAAAAGACCGGTTACTTTTTGGATCAAAAACAAAACCGCGCGGCGATCCGCGCCTACGCAAAAGGAAGGCGCGTCCTCGATCTCTTCACCAATCAAGGCGGCTTCGCCCTGAACGCGGCGAGCGCAGGCGCGAAGGAAGTCCTCGCCGCGGACGTCAGCGAGACGGCGCTCGAAAAAGTCGAAGAGAACGCCGCTTTGAACGGCTTTACAAACGTAAAACCCATCAAAGCGGACGTCTTCGAACTTTTGCGCGAATATAAAAAACAAGGCGAAAAATTCGACCTCATCATCTTGGACCCACCCGCCTTTACCAAGACGACGGACACCGTCCAAGCGGGCTACAAAGGCTATCTCGACGTCAATTCCCTCGCCTTAAAACTCTTGTCGGACGGAGGCGTCCTCTTTACTTGCAGTTGCAGTCAGCACCTGACCCTTCCCCTCTTCCTTAAAATGGCGGAAGAAGCGGCGACCCGTGCGGGCGTCAAAGTCAAACTCGCGGAGATTCGGACGCAGTCGCCCGATCACGCGTCCGTCCTCGGTCTGGACGAAGCCTTGTATCTCAAAGCCGCCGCGCTGATCAAGTGCCGCTGA
- a CDS encoding ABC transporter ATP-binding protein, with product MEQLRCENVTLGYENGAIVKGLSFSVEEGDYLAIVGENGSGKSTLMKTILGLIKPLGGKIERGDGLKRWDVGYLPQQTLVQRDFPASVLEVVLSGTLSGEKFHPFYTWTDRALAWTNIVRMGLTELKNRSYRELSGGQQQRVLLARALCATRKIILLDEPVTGLDPKVTLEMYELIRSLNREGVTIIMISHDVSAAVKYANKILHIGAHVFFGSVKEYLATAEGKLFTGKEE from the coding sequence ATGGAACAGTTACGGTGCGAAAACGTTACGCTCGGTTATGAGAACGGCGCGATCGTCAAAGGATTGTCCTTTTCGGTGGAAGAGGGCGATTATCTCGCGATCGTCGGCGAAAACGGATCGGGCAAATCGACGTTGATGAAGACCATCCTCGGGCTCATTAAGCCGCTCGGCGGCAAGATCGAGCGCGGCGACGGGTTGAAGAGGTGGGACGTAGGATATCTCCCGCAGCAGACCCTCGTCCAGCGCGATTTCCCGGCTTCGGTTTTGGAAGTCGTCCTGTCGGGGACGCTGTCCGGTGAGAAATTCCATCCGTTTTACACATGGACGGATAGGGCTCTCGCTTGGACGAATATCGTAAGGATGGGTCTTACCGAGCTGAAAAATCGTTCGTACCGCGAGCTGTCCGGCGGTCAGCAACAGCGCGTGCTTCTTGCGCGCGCTCTTTGCGCGACCCGCAAAATCATTTTACTCGACGAGCCCGTAACGGGGCTCGATCCCAAAGTCACCCTCGAAATGTACGAGCTGATCCGCTCCTTGAATCGAGAGGGCGTCACGATCATTATGATCTCTCACGACGTTTCCGCCGCGGTCAAGTACGCCAATAAGATCTTGCATATCGGCGCGCACGTCTTTTTCGGAAGTGTGAAGGAGTACCTCGCGACCGCGGAAGGGAAACTCTTTACTGGGAAGGAGGAATAG
- a CDS encoding metal ABC transporter substrate-binding protein: protein MKKKIICLICILLFAALSLAPLSACSKKDDGKIKVVCTIFPVYDWAMNVIGDKKDDFSVTLLQDSGADLHSYQPTVADLAAIAEADVFVYVGGESDEWVEDALRSVKNKNMAALDLISILGDKALVEEIVEGMQHDHDHDHDHEDEDEDHDRDHEDEDHDHEDEDQDHDHDHEEEEGELDEHVWLSLKNAEIFTQAIANAIMKADEENKETYSANAKNYIASLHALDQSYAAAIQASPRDTLLFGDRFPFRYLVEDYGLKYYAAFVGCSAESNASFETIRFLASKADELSLKVILKIENSKNEIAEGIKNASTAKNQSIMVLDSLQSANKKEYASGRNYLSVMESNLEVLKTALAA, encoded by the coding sequence ATGAAAAAGAAAATTATTTGTTTAATATGCATATTACTTTTTGCGGCGCTGAGCTTGGCGCCTCTTTCCGCTTGCTCGAAAAAGGACGACGGAAAGATCAAGGTCGTCTGCACGATCTTCCCCGTTTACGACTGGGCGATGAATGTGATCGGCGATAAGAAAGACGATTTTTCCGTGACCTTGCTGCAAGACAGCGGCGCGGATCTGCACTCGTATCAGCCGACGGTCGCCGATCTCGCGGCGATCGCGGAGGCAGACGTCTTCGTCTACGTCGGCGGCGAGTCGGACGAGTGGGTCGAGGACGCGCTTCGCAGCGTCAAGAATAAGAACATGGCCGCCTTGGATCTTATCTCGATCCTCGGAGACAAAGCGCTCGTGGAAGAGATCGTAGAGGGCATGCAACACGACCACGATCATGATCACGATCACGAAGACGAAGACGAGGACCACGATCGCGACCATGAGGACGAGGATCACGATCACGAAGATGAGGATCAAGATCACGACCACGACCACGAAGAGGAAGAGGGCGAGCTTGACGAGCACGTCTGGCTGTCGCTTAAAAACGCCGAGATCTTTACGCAGGCGATCGCAAACGCGATTATGAAAGCGGACGAGGAGAATAAAGAGACCTATTCCGCAAACGCGAAAAACTATATCGCATCGTTGCACGCTTTGGATCAAAGCTATGCCGCGGCAATCCAAGCTTCCCCGCGCGACACCCTTCTTTTCGGAGATCGCTTTCCGTTCCGCTATCTCGTGGAGGATTACGGCTTGAAGTATTACGCGGCGTTCGTCGGTTGCTCAGCGGAATCCAACGCGAGCTTCGAGACCATTCGTTTCCTCGCGTCGAAAGCGGACGAGCTCTCTCTCAAAGTCATTTTGAAGATCGAAAACTCGAAGAACGAGATTGCGGAGGGAATCAAGAATGCGTCCACCGCGAAAAATCAAAGCATTATGGTCTTGGATTCTTTGCAATCCGCCAATAAGAAAGAATATGCGAGCGGCAGAAATTACCTTTCCGTTATGGAAAGCAATCTCGAAGTTTTGAAAACCGCGCTCGCCGCGTAA
- a CDS encoding PH domain-containing protein — protein sequence MNYLQDIFLTEEEKLLFSPVKSKVPLFWAWFLGILFCWALFVPLVLAIRYHILFKNTEYAITEKRLLKKEGWLKVTCAQIKVEEIDSVSMSKSFWSAINKYGKVFIQSTDGEKLVFKNVKEPEKVLKAINTAAPIDL from the coding sequence GTGAACTATTTGCAAGATATTTTTCTTACGGAAGAAGAAAAACTGCTGTTTTCCCCCGTCAAATCAAAAGTGCCTCTGTTTTGGGCTTGGTTTTTGGGGATCCTGTTTTGCTGGGCGCTCTTCGTCCCCCTGGTCCTCGCGATCCGCTATCATATCCTTTTCAAAAACACGGAGTACGCGATCACCGAAAAACGTCTTTTGAAAAAGGAAGGCTGGCTCAAAGTCACTTGCGCGCAGATCAAGGTCGAAGAGATCGACAGCGTTTCGATGAGCAAGAGCTTTTGGAGCGCGATCAATAAATACGGAAAAGTCTTTATCCAAAGCACGGACGGCGAAAAACTCGTCTTCAAAAACGTAAAAGAACCCGAAAAGGTCTTAAAAGCGATCAACACCGCCGCACCGATCGATCTTTGA
- the dtd gene encoding D-tyrosyl-tRNA(Tyr) deacylase → MKLVVQRVKSARLSVDGEEISKIGKGLAVYVGVGVGDEAREAEKLAEKVAKLRIFEDENGKMNLSVADVGGEILSISQFTLYADVSHGNRPGFTLAERPERANEIYELFSAKLSSLGIPTKKGVFGADMKIEQLNDGPVTIIYDGI, encoded by the coding sequence ATGAAACTTGTCGTGCAAAGAGTAAAAAGCGCCCGACTTTCGGTCGACGGCGAAGAGATCAGCAAAATCGGAAAAGGGCTCGCGGTGTACGTCGGCGTCGGCGTCGGCGACGAAGCGCGCGAAGCGGAAAAACTCGCGGAGAAAGTCGCGAAGCTCCGCATTTTCGAGGACGAAAACGGGAAAATGAATCTTTCCGTCGCGGACGTCGGAGGCGAGATCCTTTCGATCTCCCAATTCACCCTTTACGCAGACGTTTCTCACGGCAACCGCCCGGGCTTTACCCTTGCGGAGCGCCCCGAGAGAGCGAACGAGATCTACGAGCTTTTCTCCGCGAAACTTTCTTCGCTCGGCATCCCCACGAAAAAAGGCGTGTTCGGCGCGGATATGAAGATCGAGCAATTGAACGACGGCCCCGTCACGATTATTTACGACGGGATCTGA
- the deoC gene encoding deoxyribose-phosphate aldolase — MEHEQLSYIFSKIDHTLLSTTATLDDLRILCAEAEEAGAASVCVPPCYIEDAKNLLKKVKICTVIGFPNGYNTTASKVFEAKDAISRGADEVDMVINVNQVKNKNFAFVEEEIAAVRKASEGKILKVIVETCLLTEEEKIALCGAVTRAGADYIKTSTGFSKAGATIEDVRLFKKHIGENVKIKAAGGIRSAEDALAYLSAGADRIGASAVIKNCLKK; from the coding sequence ATGGAACACGAGCAATTATCTTATATCTTTTCCAAGATCGACCACACGCTTTTGTCTACGACCGCCACGCTCGACGATCTCAGGATCCTCTGCGCCGAAGCGGAAGAAGCGGGCGCGGCGAGCGTCTGCGTCCCGCCCTGCTATATCGAAGACGCGAAAAACCTCTTAAAGAAAGTCAAGATCTGCACCGTAATCGGTTTCCCGAACGGCTATAACACGACCGCGTCGAAAGTCTTCGAAGCGAAAGACGCGATTTCGCGCGGCGCGGACGAAGTGGATATGGTCATAAACGTAAACCAAGTCAAAAACAAAAACTTCGCTTTCGTCGAAGAAGAGATCGCCGCCGTCCGAAAGGCGTCCGAAGGGAAGATCCTCAAAGTCATCGTCGAGACCTGCCTTTTGACGGAAGAAGAAAAGATCGCCCTTTGCGGCGCGGTCACGCGGGCGGGCGCGGACTATATCAAGACCAGCACGGGGTTTTCCAAAGCGGGCGCGACGATCGAAGACGTTCGCCTGTTCAAAAAACATATCGGAGAAAACGTTAAAATCAAAGCCGCCGGCGGCATCCGTTCGGCGGAGGACGCCCTCGCCTATCTTTCGGCGGGCGCGGATCGGATCGGCGCAAGCGCCGTCATCAAAAACTGCCTGAAAAAATGA
- a CDS encoding MATE family efflux transporter has product MKLAFSKKGMDMTVGRLLPKLLAFSVPLALSGVLQLLFNAVDLIVIGNFSATKVVSLAAVSSNNSLINLFVNVAIGVSLGVNVVMAQAIGEGNKEKAERTVHTSMLLSLFIGVGIMLVGVFGARQFLIWMQANPDVIDKAHTYLFIYFFGSPANIVYNFGAALLRAKGDTRRPLLYLTIAGFINVGLNMIFVIFAKMDVSGVALATVISQYVSAVLVVLTLMKETGELRLVLKKLRIHKEELGLILRVGLPSGVLSSFFSIANVIIQSAMNGFSAAEIAGNATGVSIEAFIYTSMNAVSGTASTFSGQNFGAGKYQRIKKVMWNCIMIEAILGILVGALFMLLRHNLASLYTSEEEVIAIAGRRMMVILPFYFVCGVVEVLVGCMRGMNYSVLPTVASFLSICVYRIVWVFTAFRIHRTMFLLWLSYPISWIINFAIDAVMIVFVYQAVRKKREAVGESGESLRADE; this is encoded by the coding sequence ATGAAACTCGCGTTTTCGAAAAAGGGAATGGATATGACGGTCGGGCGGCTTCTTCCGAAGCTCCTCGCTTTTTCCGTTCCGCTCGCGCTTTCGGGCGTTTTGCAGCTCCTTTTCAACGCGGTCGACCTCATCGTCATCGGGAATTTTTCGGCGACCAAAGTCGTCTCGCTCGCCGCGGTCAGTTCGAATAACTCCCTGATCAATCTGTTCGTAAACGTCGCGATCGGCGTCTCGCTCGGCGTAAACGTCGTTATGGCGCAGGCGATCGGGGAGGGTAACAAGGAAAAAGCCGAACGCACCGTTCATACTTCGATGTTGCTTTCCCTTTTTATCGGCGTCGGGATCATGCTGGTCGGCGTCTTCGGCGCGCGGCAGTTTCTTATTTGGATGCAGGCGAATCCCGACGTCATCGACAAGGCGCACACCTATCTTTTCATCTATTTCTTCGGTTCTCCCGCGAATATCGTCTATAACTTCGGCGCGGCGCTTCTTCGCGCAAAAGGGGACACGCGCCGCCCGCTCCTCTATCTGACGATCGCGGGATTTATCAACGTCGGCTTGAATATGATCTTCGTGATCTTCGCGAAGATGGACGTCTCGGGCGTCGCGCTCGCGACGGTGATCTCGCAGTACGTCTCCGCCGTGCTCGTCGTCCTGACCTTGATGAAGGAGACGGGCGAGCTTCGCCTCGTCCTCAAAAAACTTCGGATCCATAAAGAGGAGCTTGGGCTCATCCTTCGGGTCGGTCTTCCGTCCGGCGTTTTGTCTTCTTTTTTCTCGATCGCGAACGTCATCATCCAATCCGCGATGAACGGTTTTTCCGCCGCCGAGATCGCGGGGAATGCGACGGGCGTCTCGATCGAAGCGTTTATCTACACTTCGATGAACGCCGTCTCGGGAACGGCTTCGACTTTCTCGGGGCAGAACTTCGGCGCGGGTAAGTATCAACGCATCAAAAAGGTCATGTGGAATTGCATTATGATCGAAGCGATCCTCGGCATTTTGGTCGGCGCGCTGTTTATGCTTCTTCGCCATAACCTCGCTTCTCTTTACACGTCCGAAGAGGAAGTCATCGCGATCGCGGGGCGCAGGATGATGGTGATTCTGCCGTTTTACTTCGTCTGCGGCGTCGTCGAAGTCCTCGTCGGCTGTATGCGCGGAATGAATTATTCCGTTCTGCCGACCGTCGCGTCCTTTCTTTCGATCTGCGTCTACCGCATCGTGTGGGTCTTTACGGCGTTTCGGATTCATCGGACGATGTTTCTTTTATGGCTTTCCTATCCGATCAGTTGGATCATCAATTTCGCGATCGACGCCGTTATGATCGTCTTCGTCTATCAAGCCGTCCGAAAGAAGAGGGAAGCCGTCGGCGAGAGCGGCGAAAGCCTAAGGGCGGACGAGTAG
- a CDS encoding endonuclease/exonuclease/phosphatase family protein: protein MAKEKRKKRKTVLGRIIKFILVLVLVVVIIAVGYFAYLLIDYSRIADNLALTPSGTAANAEVQTGTSYTVVTQNLGFGAYEQDYTFFMDGGKESWARSKDAAKNNIKAGCDTANGFNPDFILFQEVDFDSTRSYHVDQSKIIEEYFKNYSFTEAVNFHSSFLMYPIIKPHGIANSEIMTLSRYTITAGVRRSLPISKGISKFVDLDRCYSKSRVRVAGGKELVLYNVHLSAYGGSDEIRTGQMTMLFEDMKGEYDNGNYCVCGGDFNHDFTGTSTQDLNGGEAASFGWAQPFPADILSRYAGLSRCTDYAGEQLKPTCRNCDVPYEEGNFTIIVDGFLVSANVTCNSVQNYYTQFTYSDHCPVIMEFTLN from the coding sequence ATGGCAAAAGAAAAAAGAAAAAAAAGAAAAACCGTTCTCGGCAGGATCATTAAGTTCATCTTGGTCCTCGTCTTAGTCGTCGTTATCATTGCGGTCGGCTATTTCGCCTATCTTTTGATCGACTATTCCCGCATCGCGGATAATCTCGCGCTGACTCCCTCGGGAACGGCGGCGAACGCGGAAGTCCAAACGGGGACGAGCTACACCGTCGTTACGCAGAATCTCGGTTTCGGCGCGTACGAGCAGGATTACACTTTCTTTATGGACGGCGGCAAAGAGTCTTGGGCGCGCTCCAAGGACGCCGCGAAGAACAATATCAAAGCCGGATGCGACACGGCGAACGGATTCAATCCGGACTTCATCCTTTTCCAAGAAGTGGACTTCGATTCGACGAGGAGCTACCACGTGGATCAAAGCAAGATTATCGAAGAGTACTTCAAAAATTATAGCTTTACCGAAGCGGTCAACTTCCATTCTTCGTTCTTGATGTATCCGATCATTAAGCCGCACGGCATCGCGAACAGCGAGATTATGACCCTTTCGCGTTACACGATCACCGCGGGCGTTCGCCGTTCGCTTCCGATCTCGAAAGGGATCTCCAAGTTCGTCGATCTCGACCGCTGCTATTCCAAGAGCCGCGTTCGCGTCGCGGGAGGCAAAGAGCTCGTCCTCTATAACGTCCACCTTTCGGCGTACGGCGGCAGCGACGAGATCCGCACTGGGCAAATGACGATGCTTTTCGAAGATATGAAAGGCGAGTATGACAATGGCAATTACTGCGTCTGCGGCGGCGACTTCAACCACGATTTTACGGGAACTTCGACGCAGGATCTGAACGGCGGCGAGGCGGCTTCCTTCGGGTGGGCGCAACCGTTCCCCGCGGATATCCTGAGCCGTTACGCGGGGTTGAGCCGTTGCACCGACTATGCGGGCGAGCAGTTGAAACCGACCTGCCGCAACTGCGACGTTCCCTATGAAGAGGGCAACTTCACGATCATCGTGGACGGCTTCCTCGTCTCGGCGAACGTTACTTGTAATTCCGTTCAAAACTATTACACGCAGTTCACCTATTCCGACCATTGCCCGGTCATTATGGAATTCACGTTGAACTGA
- a CDS encoding transcriptional repressor, with protein sequence MNYATEQRKRMIEYFERRLDESLTAAEIASALSFSVSKSAVYRNLALLEKEGKIVRVQNSDRAVSYRYVASGKCEGKIHISCVRCGRTDHVSAEAASSFEKALKRADGFFLNKGDCLLFGVCKECKERAK encoded by the coding sequence ATGAATTACGCAACGGAACAAAGAAAACGAATGATCGAATATTTCGAGAGAAGGCTCGACGAGAGTCTGACGGCGGCGGAGATCGCTTCCGCGCTTTCTTTTTCCGTCAGCAAAAGCGCGGTCTATCGCAATTTGGCGCTTCTCGAAAAGGAAGGAAAAATCGTGCGCGTTCAAAACTCCGATCGCGCGGTTTCCTATCGTTACGTCGCGAGCGGGAAATGCGAGGGAAAGATCCATATCTCCTGCGTCCGTTGCGGGCGGACGGATCATGTCTCCGCGGAAGCCGCTTCGAGTTTCGAAAAAGCGTTGAAAAGAGCGGACGGGTTTTTTCTGAACAAGGGAGACTGCCTGCTGTTCGGCGTTTGCAAAGAGTGTAAGGAGCGGGCAAAATGA
- a CDS encoding metal ABC transporter permease, which produces MTEAFEKLGQYLQFPFVQYALVVGVLIALCSSLLGVTLVLKRFSFIGDGLSHVAFGAMSVAAIVGLTNEMFIVMPVTIVCAILLLRTGQNAKMKGDASVALISVFALAFGYLLMNLFPTSSNVSADVCGTLFGSTSVLTLTETEVWISVGLSVVTVTVFALFYNRIFAVTFDENFAKATGIRTDIYNLIIAVVIAVVIVLAMNLVGSLLISALIIFPALSAMRVFKSFLSVTICSAILSVGTALVGLLVSIMLGTPVGPTIVVAQAALFVVFWIVGIFRGGKRV; this is translated from the coding sequence ATGACGGAAGCCTTTGAAAAACTCGGTCAGTACCTTCAATTTCCCTTTGTACAATACGCCCTCGTCGTCGGCGTGCTGATCGCTTTATGCTCTTCGCTCCTCGGCGTGACCCTCGTCCTGAAACGCTTCTCCTTCATCGGCGACGGTCTTTCTCACGTCGCGTTCGGCGCGATGTCGGTCGCGGCGATCGTCGGGCTGACGAACGAGATGTTTATCGTTATGCCGGTGACGATCGTTTGCGCGATCCTGCTTCTTCGCACGGGGCAAAACGCGAAGATGAAAGGAGACGCGTCCGTCGCGTTGATCTCGGTCTTCGCGCTCGCGTTCGGTTATCTCCTGATGAACCTTTTCCCGACCTCGTCCAACGTCTCGGCGGACGTCTGCGGGACTTTATTCGGATCGACGTCCGTTTTGACTTTGACGGAAACGGAAGTATGGATCTCGGTCGGGCTTTCCGTCGTCACCGTGACGGTCTTCGCTCTGTTTTATAACAGGATCTTCGCCGTCACTTTCGACGAAAATTTCGCGAAAGCCACGGGGATCCGCACCGACATTTACAATCTGATCATCGCGGTCGTCATCGCGGTCGTCATCGTCCTTGCGATGAACCTCGTCGGCTCTTTGCTGATCTCCGCTTTGATCATTTTCCCCGCGCTCTCGGCAATGCGCGTTTTCAAAAGTTTCCTTTCGGTAACGATTTGCTCGGCGATCCTCTCCGTCGGCACCGCGCTCGTCGGACTCCTCGTCTCGATCATGCTCGGGACTCCGGTCGGTCCCACGATCGTCGTCGCGCAAGCCGCGCTCTTCGTCGTCTTTTGGATCGTGGGAATTTTCAGAGGAGGGAAGAGAGTATGA